Proteins from a single region of Streptomyces glaucescens:
- a CDS encoding DUF4365 domain-containing protein, which translates to MAVAQPERGGLLPGRAGPLRGSLATTACMETLQVAYLHAVAAAAGCSLSQPFPDTGIDWHVSHSAPGHTADDEATIKVQLKATYQVAPNPPGRTFSFTLDNAHLAKLARTPVSVHKILVVMLVPRPRDDWLRAGHDRLDLRHCCYWTNLAGHPVTGRHRTTVRIPTARVFDDRALCEIMTRVGTGGRP; encoded by the coding sequence ATGGCGGTTGCGCAGCCCGAACGGGGCGGGCTGCTGCCCGGCCGCGCGGGCCCCCTTCGCGGTTCCCTCGCCACCACCGCCTGCATGGAGACCCTGCAGGTGGCCTACCTGCACGCCGTGGCCGCCGCCGCGGGCTGCTCGCTCTCCCAGCCCTTCCCCGACACCGGCATCGACTGGCACGTCAGCCACAGCGCGCCCGGCCACACCGCCGACGACGAGGCCACCATCAAGGTGCAGCTCAAGGCGACCTACCAGGTCGCGCCGAACCCGCCGGGCCGCACCTTCTCCTTCACGCTCGACAACGCCCACCTGGCGAAGCTCGCCCGCACCCCCGTCTCGGTGCACAAGATCCTCGTCGTGATGCTCGTGCCCCGGCCCCGGGACGACTGGCTGCGCGCCGGCCACGACCGCCTCGACCTCAGGCACTGCTGCTACTGGACCAACCTCGCCGGACACCCCGTCACCGGCCGCCACCGGACCACCGTGCGGATCCCCACCGCACGCGTCTTCGACGACCGGGCGCTGTGCGAGATCATGACGCGGGTCGGCACCGGAGGCAGACCATGA
- a CDS encoding 3'-5' exonuclease codes for MTRWYEGPLAAFDTETTGVDVESDRIVSAALVVQDAPGTRPRVSRWLVNPGVPVPAEATAVHGLTEDHLARNGRWPAPVMQEIAMGLAEQAGRGRPLVVMNAPFDLTLLDRELRRHRASSLARWFESTPLLVLDPRVLDKHLDRYRKGRRTLGDLCEQYGVALDGAHDAAADAQAALEVVRAVGRRFASRLEHLSPAELHTLQAVWHAAQARGLQAWFARSGVEEAVDPAWPLRPDLPAAAA; via the coding sequence ATGACGCGCTGGTACGAGGGCCCTTTGGCGGCATTCGACACGGAGACCACGGGCGTTGACGTCGAGAGCGACCGGATCGTGTCGGCCGCCCTCGTCGTCCAGGACGCCCCGGGCACGCGGCCGCGGGTGAGCCGCTGGCTGGTGAACCCGGGCGTGCCGGTGCCCGCGGAGGCGACGGCGGTGCACGGGCTGACGGAGGATCACCTGGCGCGCAACGGCCGCTGGCCGGCGCCGGTGATGCAGGAGATAGCCATGGGGCTGGCGGAGCAGGCCGGCCGGGGGCGTCCGCTGGTGGTGATGAACGCGCCGTTCGATCTGACGCTGCTGGACCGTGAGCTGCGCCGGCACCGGGCGTCGTCGCTGGCGCGCTGGTTCGAGTCGACGCCGCTGCTGGTGCTGGACCCGCGGGTGCTGGACAAGCATCTGGACCGGTACCGCAAGGGCCGTCGCACGCTGGGCGATCTGTGCGAGCAGTACGGGGTGGCGCTGGACGGCGCGCACGACGCGGCGGCGGACGCGCAGGCGGCACTGGAGGTGGTCCGGGCGGTCGGGCGGCGTTTCGCGTCCCGGCTGGAGCACCTCTCCCCCGCCGAGCTGCACACGTTGCAGGCGGTGTGGCACGCGGCACAGGCGCGGGGCCTGCAGGCGTGGTTCGCGCGCAGCGGTGTGGAGGAGGCCGTGGACCCGGCGTGGCCCCTGCGTCCGGATCTGCCGGCGGCGGCCGCGTAG
- a CDS encoding SRPBCC family protein gives MDWTHHRFRSLWLLPAPPAAVYAALVRVEDYPRWWPQVREVTPLDGHTAAIRIRSLLPYDMACTVREVRRDPAAGVLEAALSGDVDGWSRWTVTAHGTGSLVRYEQEVDARKPLLRRLAVPGRPLFRANHWLMMRAGRRGLAAHLRTV, from the coding sequence ATGGACTGGACGCACCACCGCTTCCGCAGCCTCTGGCTGCTGCCCGCCCCGCCCGCCGCCGTGTACGCCGCGCTCGTCCGGGTCGAGGACTATCCCCGCTGGTGGCCGCAGGTGCGCGAGGTCACCCCGCTCGACGGGCACACCGCGGCGATCCGCATCCGCTCCCTGCTGCCGTACGACATGGCCTGCACCGTCCGGGAGGTGCGCCGCGACCCCGCGGCGGGCGTGCTGGAGGCCGCGCTCTCCGGGGACGTCGACGGCTGGTCGCGCTGGACCGTCACCGCCCACGGCACGGGCAGCCTCGTGCGCTACGAACAGGAGGTCGACGCGCGCAAGCCGCTGCTGCGGCGCCTCGCCGTGCCGGGACGCCCGCTCTTCCGCGCCAACCACTGGCTGATGATGCGCGCCGGGCGGCGGGGACTGGCGGCCCACCTGCGAACGGTTTGA
- a CDS encoding SCO7613 C-terminal domain-containing membrane protein: MPVSVTPATLAVMTHIPSPAEELRLLDAELYRLDARRAQLLARRGWLLSQLPPVPPLPAAVPPRPEASGPRVQNVLLVLGGVLLTLAAAAFTLVGWGHLGITGRAAVLGAVTAAALAAPVPLLKRGLRSTAESVAGLGLALTVLDAYALYAAALTEADATGYAAGATAVLAAGWAAYGLLLPRAAGRPLLLPAPAAVGVAQLPLVLLAVAVGADATGTAAALLVTAAADTALALRVMSGPARIAAVAGAYGLGGWGVLTAAGPGWTAAGPGAAAPAAGLLLLAAGIALAGAWAPRAGTARGNAAVAGLLAVAALGAVPRTVVSESWVVPVYLGWGIALLALPRVARIPGVVRLGLGVASGVVQALAVVAALPAVAVALLGPLGAPLRVWSGVPADARAAVTADLPWPPASGTAVLVPAAVAAVLVCAVREPLWRPRALDAATVLGWAAVLVLPPVLRLPYAVALAVLVVTAAALAAWKRLLPTVLALVTSLVAGLLSLAAEPATLLVFALLTVVFAVGARRPAPVAAAAAYATALLCAAGAAFGWQPSHLAPPVLLVPVAAALWAARTAGATRVSAEVSGGVAALVAVGLAVPDAPMLALVLALTGVIVAGTAVRPDRRFAGQVAAALFVLAAWVRLAAWEVAVPEAYALPVAVPALVVGVLRRRRDPRASSWTAYGPALAAGLLPSLAAVWGDAHWQRPLLLGVAALLVTLAGARHHLQAPLLLGGSVLALVALHELAPYLVQVAGALPRWAPPALAGALLLALGATYEQRLREVRRVRETLGRMD, encoded by the coding sequence ATGCCCGTGTCCGTGACGCCCGCCACACTCGCGGTCATGACCCACATTCCGTCCCCGGCCGAGGAGTTGCGGCTCCTCGACGCCGAGCTGTACCGACTGGACGCCCGCCGGGCCCAGTTGCTGGCGCGTCGCGGCTGGCTGCTCTCGCAGCTCCCGCCGGTGCCGCCACTGCCGGCCGCCGTTCCGCCGCGTCCCGAGGCCAGCGGGCCCCGGGTGCAGAACGTTCTGCTGGTGCTGGGCGGGGTGCTGCTCACCCTCGCCGCGGCGGCGTTCACGCTGGTCGGCTGGGGCCACCTGGGGATCACCGGGCGGGCCGCGGTGCTGGGCGCGGTCACGGCGGCGGCGCTGGCCGCGCCGGTGCCGCTGCTGAAGCGGGGCCTGCGCTCGACGGCCGAGTCGGTGGCGGGCCTGGGCCTGGCGCTGACGGTGCTGGACGCGTACGCCCTGTACGCCGCGGCCCTCACGGAGGCGGACGCGACGGGCTACGCGGCGGGCGCCACGGCGGTGCTGGCGGCCGGGTGGGCGGCGTACGGTCTGCTGCTCCCCCGTGCGGCGGGCCGGCCGCTGCTGCTGCCCGCCCCGGCCGCCGTCGGGGTGGCCCAGCTCCCGCTGGTCCTGCTGGCCGTCGCGGTGGGCGCGGACGCCACCGGGACCGCGGCCGCGCTGCTGGTGACGGCGGCGGCGGACACGGCGCTGGCGCTGCGCGTGATGTCCGGGCCGGCCCGGATCGCCGCCGTCGCGGGTGCGTACGGTCTGGGCGGCTGGGGCGTACTGACGGCCGCCGGACCCGGGTGGACGGCGGCGGGTCCGGGGGCCGCCGCGCCCGCGGCCGGGCTCCTGCTGCTGGCGGCGGGCATCGCGCTGGCCGGGGCGTGGGCACCGCGCGCGGGGACGGCGCGGGGCAACGCGGCCGTGGCGGGTCTGCTCGCGGTGGCGGCGCTCGGCGCGGTACCGCGGACGGTGGTGTCGGAGAGCTGGGTGGTGCCGGTGTACCTCGGCTGGGGCATCGCCCTGCTGGCCCTGCCGCGCGTCGCCCGGATCCCCGGGGTGGTGCGCCTCGGGCTCGGCGTGGCTTCGGGGGTGGTGCAGGCGCTGGCCGTGGTGGCGGCGCTGCCGGCCGTGGCCGTGGCGCTGCTCGGGCCGCTCGGCGCGCCGCTGCGCGTCTGGTCGGGGGTGCCCGCTGACGCGCGGGCGGCGGTGACGGCCGATCTGCCGTGGCCGCCCGCGAGCGGGACGGCCGTGCTGGTGCCTGCCGCGGTCGCGGCGGTCCTGGTGTGCGCGGTGCGCGAGCCCCTGTGGCGGCCGCGGGCCCTGGACGCGGCGACGGTCCTGGGATGGGCGGCGGTGCTGGTCCTGCCGCCGGTGCTGCGCCTGCCGTACGCCGTCGCGCTGGCGGTCCTGGTGGTGACGGCGGCGGCGCTGGCGGCCTGGAAGCGGCTGCTGCCGACGGTGCTCGCCCTGGTCACCTCGCTCGTCGCGGGTCTGCTCTCGCTCGCCGCCGAACCGGCCACGCTGTTGGTGTTCGCGCTGCTCACGGTCGTGTTCGCGGTGGGCGCCCGCCGTCCGGCGCCCGTGGCGGCGGCCGCGGCGTACGCCACCGCGCTGCTCTGCGCGGCGGGTGCCGCGTTCGGCTGGCAGCCCTCGCACCTCGCGCCGCCGGTGCTGCTGGTGCCGGTGGCGGCGGCGCTGTGGGCGGCGCGTACCGCGGGCGCGACCCGGGTGAGTGCCGAGGTGTCAGGCGGCGTCGCGGCCCTGGTCGCGGTCGGCCTGGCGGTGCCGGACGCGCCGATGCTGGCGCTGGTGCTGGCCCTGACCGGGGTGATCGTCGCGGGTACGGCCGTACGGCCGGACCGGCGGTTCGCCGGGCAGGTGGCGGCCGCGCTGTTCGTGCTGGCGGCGTGGGTGCGGCTGGCCGCCTGGGAGGTGGCCGTCCCGGAGGCGTACGCGCTGCCGGTGGCCGTTCCCGCCCTGGTGGTGGGCGTGCTGCGGCGGCGCCGTGACCCGCGGGCGTCGTCCTGGACGGCGTACGGTCCCGCGCTCGCCGCCGGTCTGCTGCCGAGCCTGGCCGCGGTCTGGGGTGACGCGCACTGGCAGCGGCCCCTGCTGCTGGGCGTGGCGGCGCTGCTGGTCACGCTGGCCGGTGCCCGTCACCACCTGCAGGCGCCGCTGCTGCTGGGCGGATCGGTGCTCGCCCTGGTGGCCCTGCACGAGCTGGCCCCGTACCTGGTGCAGGTGGCGGGGGCGCTGCCCCGCTGGGCGCCTCCCGCGCTCGCCGGAGCGCTGCTGCTCGCCCTCGGAGCGACGTACGAGCAGCGGCTGCGGGAGGTCCGGCGGGTGCGGGAGACGCTGGGGCGGATGGACTAG